The following coding sequences are from one Ficedula albicollis isolate OC2 chromosome 14, FicAlb1.5, whole genome shotgun sequence window:
- the LOC101813980 gene encoding radial spoke head 10 homolog B, whose amino-acid sequence MIKGKKKDVKKKDGKKAAGEKSEDSVVTTVESSLSTLPDLQNESVSEETQAVPEAPDKEPDKEESPVQPLPPIHEEPLLAQVIIKSYEGEQVGDFYEGEGFICFEGGNTYKGLFSEGRMNGEGTYTWADGVKYEGTFTKNVLMHKGRYTWNDGSVYEGSIQDGLRHGYGVCRSGTHPISYTGYWCNGKRHGKGLIYYDQEQTSWYSGDWVNNVREGWGSRRYRSGNTYEGQWKKNLRHGYGKMKWLTDNQEYAGQWECGIQHGSGTHKWFLKRAEGSHYSLWNEYTGDFVKGERHGHGMFIYADGSMYIGEWVHNKRHGRGIFVFKNGHVFQGEFVNDLPVKHPARQRSPVEDKKLRTTSTRKHSGTKSKKNTTINDLGEISVLGSDIAFDLLLLLDLLPREDREEELKQVQLAVLKHISKLREVYYFYSSLGCSPSPDGTFILTKLQFWRFLKDCDFHLSKTLAEIDRLLRGDKPLKDIHRPLEIVLFRKFVSDLVHLAFHIYHEELKDEVPRLKKCFLKMMYSNVLPSACCVQGVLYSGEEFTCFARSYIEKCCEIYRDFCRPCPRPPFEPTMTLRQFLWMLDDFKLLSEQLTAPRVLGIFVKVGASLPSIRGVNLELEMVFLEFFEALLECALVYVTEDMILTKEAQDNQKRSSFEIKFSEETSAVSFTEHSPPQPPRPHEDTEPAHHPSLLETLLSFSITPGGSKDDVSLPSEDIKEEQDSLNVKEGQEEQEKELTDEATEDEPKELFSLWICQVEIFFTTKFFPAFEHEIVLRDKRKEIKKQDAELAELRKIQAEELKRLIAEKEVEEEAKMQEAAEAEEALAS is encoded by the exons ATGATAAAAGGCAAGAAGAAAGATGTCAAGAAGAAAGATGGTAAGAAGGCAGCTGGTGAGAAGTCAGAAGACTCTGTAGTTACTACAGTTGAGAGTAGCTTATCAACACTGCCAGATTTGCAGAATGAGTCAGTGAGTGAAGAAACTCAGGCAGTTCCAGAGGCACCAGATAAAGAGCCAGATAAAGAGGAATCACCAGTCCAGCCTCTTCCCCCGATCCACGAGGAGCCTCTTCTTGCTCAAGTGATTATAAAAAG cTATGAAGGTGAACAAGTCGGTGACTTCTATGAGGGTGAAGGATTTATATGTTTTGAGGGAGGAAATACTTACAAG GGTCTATTTTCTGAAGGGCGTATGAATGGAGAAGGGACTTACACATGGGCTGATGGAGTAAAGTACGAG GGAACATTTACTAAGAACGTGCTGATGCATAAGGGCCGTTACACCTGGAATGATGGCAGTGTTTATGAAGGATCAATCCAAGATGGACTTAGGCATGGATATGGAGTTTGCAGGAGTGGTACTCATCCAATTTCTTACACTGGTTATTGGTGCAATGGCAAAAGACATGGAAAG GGTTTGATTTATTATGATCAGGAACAGACCTCCTGGTATTCCGGTGATTGGGTAAATAATGTCAGAGAAGGATGGGGATCCAGACG CTACAGATCTGGAAATACCTATGAAGGtcagtggaagaaaaatctACGACATGGatatggaaaaatgaaatggcTGACAGATAATCAGGAGTATGCAGGACAGTGGGAGTGTGGCATACAG catggTTCTGGCACCCACAAATGGTTTTTGAAGAGAGCAGAAGGGTCTCATTATTCTCTATGGAATGAATACACGGGTGATTTTGTGAAAGGGGAGCGCCATGGACATGGGATGTTCATTTATGCTGATGGATCAATGTACATTGGAGAATGGGTGCATAATAAGAGGCATGGCAGG GGCATCTTTGTCTTCAAGAATGGTCATGTTTTTCAAGGAGAGTTTGTAAATGATCTTCCCGTGAAACATCCTGCTCGTCAACGGTCTCCTGTGGAAGACAAAAAGCTGAGAACCACTAGCACAAGAAAGCATTCTGGCACAAAATCAA AAAAGAACACAACCATTAATGACTTGGGAGAGATTTCTGTTCTGGGATCAGATATTGCTTTTGATTTATTATTACTGCTTGACTTGTTGCCAAGGGAAGACAGAGAGGAAGAATTGAAACAA GTACAATTGGCTGTGCTGAAGCATATTTCAAAATTGAGAGAAGTCTACTACTTCTACAGTAGCTTAGGCTGCAGTCCTTCTCCTGATGGCACTTTCATCCTGACTAAGCTGCAGTTTTGGAGGTTTCTGAAGGACTGTGATTTTCATCTCTCCAAAACTCTCGCTGAAATAGATCGGCTGTTGAGAG gTGATAAACCACTTAAGGATATACATCGTCCACTGGAGATAGTACTGTTCAGAAAATTTGTGTCTGACCTTGTTCACCTGGCATTTCATATCTATCATGAAGAGCTCAA AGACGAAGTTCCTCGTCTGAAGAAGTGTTTCTTAAAAATGATGTACAGTAATGTTCTGCCCTCTGCCTGTTGTGTCCAAG GTGTCTTATATTCTGGTGAAGAATTCACATGTTTTGCCAGGAGCTACattgaaaaatgctgtgaaatatACAGAGATTTTTGTAGACCATGTCCCAGACCTCCATTTGAACCCACAATGACGCTGAGGCAATTTCTCTGGATGTTGGAT GATTTTAAACTTCTCAGTGAACAATTAACTGCTCCAAGAGTTCTGGGAATATTTGTCAAAGTTGGTGCCTCTCTACCTAGCATCCGTGGTGTCaacctggagctggag ATggtttttctggaattttttgaAGCTCTTCTTGAATGTGCATTGGTGTATGTTACCGAGGATATGATCCTGACGAAGGAAGCTCAAGATAATCAGAAAAGAAGTAGCTTTGAAATCAAGTTCTCTGAGGAAACCTCAGCTGTGTCTTTCACAGAACATTCTCCACCCCAG CCACCAAGACCTCATGAAGACACAGAGCCTGCTCATCACCCTTCTCTACTGG AAACTCTTCTCTCATTTTCCATAACTCCTGGAGGAAGCAAAGATGATGTGTCATTGCCCAGTGAGGACATAAAAGAAGAACAAGATTCATTGAATGTAAAAGAAGGAcaagaagaacaagaaaaggaaTTGACAG ATGAAGCAACAGAAGATGAACCAAAGGAGCTATTTAGTCTCTGGATATGTCAAGTGGAAATCTTTTTCACAACTAAGTTCTTCCCTGCTTTTGAGCATGAAATAGTGCTGAgggataaaagaaaagaaataaaaaagcaggatGCTGAATTAGCTGAGCTGAGAAAGATCCAGGCTGAGGAGCTGAAAAG ACTTATTGCTGAAAAAGAAGTAGAAGAGGAGGCAAAAATGCaagaagcagctgaagcagaagaGGCACTTGCCTCGTAG
- the PMS2 gene encoding mismatch repair endonuclease PMS2, translating into MMQQDGTRPAGHSHRTGKELGTAIQTPSACSGPGPASAPPARPFTVPRSSHGPRRGSAFPSVPVSPPGSLGKPQWVRCPSLRSPQPAGPIRPIERRSVHRICSGQVVLNLGTAVKELVENSLDAGATNIDIKLKDHGAELIEVSDNGAGVEEENFEGLTLKHYTSKIQDFSDLIHVETFGFRGEALSSLCALSDVTIFTCHKSAKVGTRLVFDHNGKITQKTPFPRQQGTTVSIQQLFYTLPVRHKEFQRNIKKEYAKMVQLLQAYCIVSKGVRINCTNQVGQGKKSCVISTAGSPSLKENIGAVFGQKQLQSLIPFVQVPPSEAVCEEYGLNPADMPQNLYSITGFVSRCDHGVGRSTTDRQFFFINQRPCDPAKVVKIVNEVYHLHNKHQYPFVVLNIGVDSECVDINVTPDKRQILLQEEKFLLAILKTSLMEMFGSDVNKLNVNQKLLDIAGNLKKTIPEETEKPQAEILSDSETESPSGEGKRIMTLARLRESFSLHQATESNFKSSKKVKQQHHSPRQRLLGTPGSTVKIQKAVLPKEAETCQKFDSKVSVPRRHLRKLEDTADSGSCSISESDAGCSTPEAVSCINSESAVNSEEEFCSTEEQMEKECLKTAECSKKSLDNDVQVLGTEPKLDQVNDWTDQNKFSQEANNCSPRVKRFKSRNFKSEADDSKAGKYPEVENTSVDVLVEVKKKIVPLEFSMKVLAEKVKKVIQQQQKNADTENYRRFKAKISPGENKVAEDELRKEISKEMFAKMEIIGQFNLGFIIAKLNSDLFIIDQHATDEKYNFEMLQQHTVLQPQKLIVPQNLNLTAVNETVLIENLEIFRKNGFDFVINENAPVTQRVKLVSLPTSKNWTFGPQDIDELIFMLSDCPGVMCRPSRVRQMFASQACRKSVMIGTALNVQEMRKLITHMGEIEHPWNCPHGRPTMRHIVSLDLISPE; encoded by the exons ATGATGCAGCAGGACGGAACGAGGCCTGCTGGGCACTCTCACAGGACCGGCAAGGAGCTGGGCACGGCCATCCAAAC cccgagtgCGTGCAGCggccctggccctgcctccGCACCCCCTGCCAGGCCCTTCACGGTACCGCGCTCCTCGCACGGGCCCCGGCGCGGTTCCGCCTTCCCCTCGGTTCCCGTCTCCCCTCCCGGCTCCTTGGGGAAGCCTCAGTGGGTTCGCTGTCCCTCTCTCCGCAGCCCGCAGCCCGCCGGGCCCATCCGGCCCATCGAGCGCCGCTCTGTCCATCGCATCTGCTCGGGCCAGGTCGTGCTGAACCTCGGCACTGCAGTGAAGGAGCTGGTGGAAAACAGCCTGGATGCCGGAGCTACCAACATCG ATATAAAACTTAAAGATCATGGGGCAGAACTGATAGAAGTTTCAGATAATGGAGCTGGAGTGGAAGAGGAAAACTTTGAAGGCTTGA ctctgaaacatTACACATCAAAGATACAAGATTTTTCTGATCTAATACATGTTGAAACATTTGGGTTTCGAGGTGAAGCTTTGAGTTCACTATGTGCATTAAG TGATGTTACCATTTTCACCTGTCATAAGTCAGCAAAGGTTGGGACTCGTTTGGTGTTTGATCACAATGGCAAAATCACTCAGAAGACTCCATTCCCACGACAGCAAGGAACAACTGTCAGCATCCAGCAGCTGTTTTATACGTTACCAGTGCGGCATAAAGAGTTCCAAAGGAACATCAAAAAG GAATATGCAAAAATGGTCCAGCTGTTACAGGCCTACTGTATTGTTTCCAAAGGAGTGCGGATTAACTGCACTAATCAAGTTggccaagggaaaaaaagctgtgtgaTATCCACTGCTGGAAGTCCCAGTTTAAAGGAGAACATTGGAGCAGTATTTGGACAGAAACAG ttgcagAGCCTTATTCCTTTTGTTCAGGTTCCTCCTAGTGAAGCTGTTTGTGAAGAATATGGACTCAACCCTGCTGACATGCCACAAAATCTTTATAG TATTACTGGCTTCGTTTCTCGTTGTGATCACGGTGTTGGAAGGAGCACGACAGACAGACAGTTCTTCTTTATCAACCAACGTCCCTGTGATCCAGCAAAG GTTGTCAAGATTGTGAATGAAGTTTATCACTTACACAATAAACACCAGTATCCATTTGTTGTCCTTAACATTGGGGTAGATTCTG AGTGTGTTGACATCAATGTTACTCCTGACAAAAGGCAAATTTTACTTCAGGAGGAAAAGTTTTTATTAGCAATTCTGAAGACTTCTCTGATGGAGATGTTTGGTAGTGATGTTAACAAACTAAATGTCAATCAGAAACTTCTGGACATTGCAG GTAACTTGAAGAAGACAATTcctgaagagacagaaaagccTCAGGCAGAAATACTGTCTGACTCTGAGACTGAAAGTCCAAGTGGTGAAGGCAAAAGAATAATGACTCTTGCCAGATTAAGGGAGTCATTCTCTCTACATCAAGCaacagaaagtaattttaaaagctctaAAAAGGTAAAACAGCAGCACCATTCTCCAAGACAAAGGTTACTTGGTACCCCTGGGAGTACTGTAAAGATTCAAAAGGCTGTCTTGCCTAAGGAGGCTGAGACTTGTCAGAAGTTTGACTCAAAAGTGTCAGTTCCAAGGAGACACTTGAGAAAATTAGAAGATACTGCAGATTCTGGATCCTGTAGCATTTCTGAATCAGATGCTGGATGTAGTACACCAGAAGCTGTAAGCTGCATCAATAGTGAAAGTGCAGTTAATTCTGAAGAAGAATTCTGTAGCACAGAAGAACAGATGGAGAAGGAATGTCTTAAAACTGCTGAATGTAGTAAGAAGTCATTGGACAATGATGTTCAGGTCTTGGGCACTGAACCCAAGCTAGATCAAGTGAATGACTGGACTGATCAAAACAAGTTCTCTCAAGAAGCCAATAATTGTTCCCCAAGAGTAAAACgttttaaaagcagaaactttAAGAGTGAAGCAGATGATTCCAAGGCAGGTAAATATCCTGAAGTGGAGAACACTAGTGTTGATGTACTGGTggaagttaaaaagaaaattgtgccTCTTGAATTCTCTATGAAGGTTTTggcagaaaaggtaaaaaaggtAATacagcaacaacagaaaaatgcagacacTGAAAACTACAGaagatttaaagcaaaaattagtCCTGGGGAGAATAAAGTAGCAGAAGATGAATTAAGAAAAGAGATCAg TAAAGAAATGTTTGCAAAAATGGAAATCATTGGCCAGTTCAATTTAGGGTTTATAATAGCAAAGTTGAATTCTGATCTTTTCATAATTGACCAACATGCTACTGATGAGAAATACAACTTTGAGATGTTGCAACAACACACTGTTCTCCAACCTCAGAAGCTGATAGT gCCTCAAAATCTCAATTTAACAGCAGTAAATGAAACTGTATTGATTGAAAACCTCGAAATATTCCGAAAAAATGGCTTTGATTTTGTCATAAATGAAAATG CTCCCGTAACTCAAAGAGTTAAATTGGTGTCATTGCCAACAAGCAAAAACTGGACTTTTGGTCCACAAGACATAGATGAGCTGATCTTCATGTTGAGTGACTGCCCTGGAGTGATGTGCAGGCCCTCGAGGGTCAGACAGATGTTTGCTTCTCAAGCTTGCAGGAAGTCT GTGATGATTGGAACTGCACTGAATGTGcaggaaatgagaaaactgATCACCCATATGGGTGAGATTGAGCATCCCTGGAACTGCCCCCATGGAAGGCCTACTATGAGACACATAGTCAGTTTAGATCTGATTTCACCAGAATAA